CCCGACGGCGCCCATGGGAATCTGTGTGCCGGTATGGGCAAAGGTCGTCCACTCAACATTGGCGCGTTCGCTGAGGATATGCGCGACAGCCACCTGGGTCGGCGAATAGGACCCATAGAGAGCAGCATCTTTGGCACCGGTGTCCTGCTGTTTGGCGGCAGCGATCAGCCGTTGTTTCTCGACCGGGGTCATATCGGCCAGGCCGAAGCGCTCGGCAACGATGCGCAGATAGGCATCGACATCGCCGGTGTAAACCTTATCCATGACATCTTCGATGGAGGCTTTGGTTGCCTGCACCGCAGTCATTTTCAGGAAATAGTTTTTGGCAAACCCCAGCCCCAGGCCACCGGTTTCATGGTCGCCGACCAGAACAATCAGGGTCTCTTCCGGGTATTGCTGATAAAATTTCAGCGCGACCTTGACGGCATCATCCAGAGCCAGGGTGTCATAGATCGAACCGGCGATATCGTTGGCGTGACAGGCGTGGTCGATACGCCCCGCCTCGACCATGAAGAAGAACGGCTGGTGATGACTCTGCAGCACCTCGATCCCCTTCTCCACCATCGCGGACAATGCCGGAGACTGACTGTCTTGAGCGTTGATCCGGTCGAGTTCATAAGGCATGTGCGAATAGTTTAACGCCGCAAAAACCTTGGCGTTGGCCTGCGGCTTATACGCCAGGAAAGACCCCGCAGCCTGTTCCCCGACAAAGGTCTGATAACCGCTGTCGGCCATTTCCATGACCAGGTCTCGCGAATCTTTGCGTTTTGATTTGAACGCGCCCCCCTGTTTGACGAAATGACGGAAACCGCCGCCGACCAGGTAATCGACGCCGCTGTCCGCCATATCGGCAGCAATCTCATTTTCCGCATCGCGGGAGATGTTGTGCGCGGCAAAAACCGCCGGGGTGGCATGAGTCAGCCGGGTGGTGGTCGCGATTCCGGTGGCCCAACCCTGTTCCCGGGCGGCTTCCATCAGGCTTTTGACGACCCGGCCGTCAGGGAGTTCGCTGATGATGCCGTTATTGGTTTTATATCCGGTCGCCAAAGCGGTTCCGGCCGCGGCAGAATCGGTGACCAGAGTGTCGCTGGAATAGGTGGTATTGATCCCGACCACCGGCATCTGGTTCATGGCCAGCTTCAGGCGGGGATTGGCGGCAACCTGCTGGGCATAATATTCAGCGACCTGCCGCTGCGAGGCCCCAAGTCCGTCACCGATGAAATAAAAGACATACTTCGGTGTCGCGGCTAACAGCTGACCGGCTCCGAGCAACAACAACAGCGATGCTAACAATAGAATTTTTAACCGTTTCATCAACCTAACCTCCCTGAAAATACCTGGATGCAATGAGAGAACCTTCCGAACTGACCGTGCTTTATACGCAGTGAATACCCCACAGGTTAGGCTGGGGTTAGCATATCAATAAAAAACGGTGTAAAGATGTCCCGGCCCCTCGCTCGGCGCAAAGAAGAACCCATTCCTTGTTTCTGGGCTTGACAGAAAAATCTCAACCGGTATAATCGCGACCAATTTTGTAATATTTTACCCTATGAAGGAGTTGCTCCAATGAAGAGATTTGTCTGTACGATTTGTGGTTATGTTCATGAAGGGGACTGTGCACCGGCGGAATGTCCGCAATGCAAGGCTCCAGCGGCTAAATTCACCGCACAGGATGCCGGCGCTGCCCTGCAGTGGGCCGACGAACACCGCATTGGCGTTGCCAAAGATGTTGATCCGGAAATCATCGAAGGCCTGAAAATGAACTTCACCGGCGAGTGCACCGAAGTCGGCATGTACCTGGCCATGAGTCGCCAGGCTGACCGTGAAGGCTACCCGGAAGTCGCCGAAGCCTACAAGCGGATCGCCTGGGAAGAAGCCGAGCACGCTGCCAAGTTCGCCGAACTGCTGGGCGATGTCCTGGTTGCCGACACTCAGGCTAACCTGCAGGCCCGGGTCGATGCCGAGCATGGCGCCTGTACCGGAAAAAAACAACTAGCCACCCGCGCCAAGGAACTCAACCTTGACGCTATTCATGACACCGTGCATGAAATGTGCAAAGACGAAGCCCGCCACGGCGCCGCTTTTGCCGGCCTGCTCAAGCGTTACTTCGGCAAATAAAGTTATTTCCCGCCCCTATCCGGGCCGGATCATTTGCGCTGAAAACACTTCAGCCCCTGCAGTTTTGCAGGGGCTGAAGTGTTTTAATCCCCCCGTAGGTCCAGGAAAAGCCTTCTTTCAACTGCTCAATGGGCCGGGCCGATCATCTTTTCCGGCAGCCAGGTGATGATCTGCGGGAAGAGCGTACACAAGAACAGCACAACCATGATAATCAGGACAAAGGGAATCACCCCGCGAATGATGTCGGCCATGGTCAAACCGAGTTCCGGCGCAGCGGTCCCCTTGAGGACGAAGATCGACATGGCCATGGGCGGGGTCTGAAACGCCATCTGCAGATTGATGCAGATCATCATCCCGGCCCAAAGGGGATTAAACCCCAGTTCGGATAGAATCGGCGAAAAAATCGGCACGATGATGAAGACGATGCCGATCCATTCGATAAACAGCCCAAGCAGAAACACGATGGCCATGATCATGGCGAAGGAAGCCCATTTGCCGCCGGGAACCGCAAGAATCAGGCTGGACACCACATCCCCGGAGCCGGCGCTCATGAAGACCCCGACAAAGGCATAACAGAGCGCCGCGATCATCACCACAAAGGCGCTCACCCGCAGGGTTTCGATGGAGGCGTGCTTAAGCAGGCCGATGCTGAACTTCCCGTAACCGACGGCCAGCAGCACCGCAGCCAGGCAACCGACGGCAGCAGCTTCGGTGGGCGGCGCAATCCCCGAAAAAATCGTCCCGAGCACCGCCAGGATCAGGAAAATCGGCGGCACCAGCGATTTCAACAGCCGCCACACTTTCTGCATGGAAAAAGGCGTCAGCTGGTCAGCCGGCAGCGCCGGTCCAAGGGCGGGATTCAACCAGCAACGGACAATGACATAGGTGACATAGGCAAAAGCCAGCAGCAGCCCGGGGAAAACCGCGCCCATGAACATCTGGCCGATGGAGATTCCGGCCTGCGGTCCGTAGACCACCAGCATGATGCTGGGCGGAATCAGGATCCCCAGGGTACCCGAAGCGACAATGGTGCCAGCCGCCAGGGGTTTGTCGTAACCGCGGGTCACCATCGGCCCCAGGGCAATCAGGGTCAGAATGGTGACCGAAGCGGCAATCACTCCCAGGCAGGTGGCTAGAATCGTCCCGAACACCACGGTGACAATCGCCAACCCACCGCGCAACCGCCCCAGCACCTCGTAGAGACTTTCATAAAGATCCTTGGTAATCCCCGAGTGCTGGAGAATAACCCCCATGAAGGTGAATAACGGCACCGCCAGATAGGGGTAGTTCAGCGACAGGTCGTAAAACCGCGAATAAAGAATATGGTAAGTGGTGGTCGGTCCGAACACCAGGTTGCCGACAATGAACGCCACACTGCCGATCACGAAAGCAATCGGGAAGCCGGTCAGGACCAGGATGAACACGCCCCCCAACATCAGAAAAGCAACTATTTCAGCGCTGAGTTCAATCAATGTCTTCACCTCTCACGACCAGGTAGAAATCGCGGATAAATTTGGCGAGAGCCTGCAGAATCAACAGCAGCAGACCAAGGGCAAAAACCGTGCGATAGGGGGCGGCCGGCGGATACCAGAAACTGTTGAACATGACCTCATGAATCCGCCACGCCTTGACCGCCCACACCACCGCCAGCTTGAACATAATGATCATCAACGGGAAAAACAGGATCAGGGCGCAGATCATATCGATCAGGGCCTTGGTCCGCCGCGAGCCGCGCATATAGAACAGATCGACCCTGGTATGGGCATCATGCAGATAGTTATAAGAGGCTCCCAGCAGGTAAATGACACCCCCGGCCATGCACATGGAGTCGTAGGCCCAGATGGTCGGAGCATCGAAAAAGTGTCGGGAAATGGTTTCAAAGGAGCCGACCAGAACCAGGAGCAGCGCGAACCATTTACCTACCTGCCCCGATTTTTCACTCAGCCAATCGATGCCATGCAGAATTTTGATCAAAACAGTCATACGCAACTCCCGGTTCGAGGAATTCAGACTCACTTGATGGCGTTATAGGCCTCGCCGAAGGATTTCATGGAGTTATAGATTTCCGCAAAAATCGGGGCCTCGGATTTCGATTTTTCGGCATAGAACTTATCGGCCTCAGCCTGCAGGGCGTCTTCAATCTCCTTGGGAACCTTGTAAACCTGGTTCCCGGCGCCGCGGAATTTGTCCACGGCCTTGATCGATTCACTGACCAGATACTGATGCTGATCCTGGGTGAACTTGGCGACGACCGCCTGGACGATGGTCTGCAGATCCTCCGGCAGCTGGTTCCAGGCGTCCTTGTTGACGAAAATCACCTGGGGGTCGCTGGGTGCCCGGCTGGGGGAGAGATAGACATAAGGGGCAACCTCGTTGAAGTGCATGTTCCAGTTGGAAGCCAGGGTGGAATATTCGAAGGCGTCGATGGTGCCCCGCTGCATGGCTTCATAGAGCTGGCCGCCCGGGATAATGACCGTTGCCGCGCCCATGCGCTTGAGGATTTCACCGCCGTCCCCCATGCAACGGGCTTTGAGACCTTTGATGTCGGCCAACGATTCGATCTTGACCTTGGAGTGGAAGAAAACTTCTTCGGGCAACGGAGCCAGCGCGCCGGGGAAAGTCATCACATTGTAGCCGTCCATCATTTTATTCATCAGTTCGGCACCACCGCCATAGTCGAACCAGGTCCGCAGAGCCTCGCCGGGCAGGCCGCCCGGACGCGAACTGATCAGCCCCGCGGCAGGCCACTTGTCAAGATTGTACATGGGGCAGGTGTAACCCATCTGCAGCACGCCCTGATCGATGGCGTCCACCTCTTTGTAGGCCGGGACAATCGAGCCGCCGACAAAGGGTTTGACCGTCAACCGACCGCCCGTGGCCTTGGTAATGGCCTGGCAGAGCTTGTCGTGGAAAATCTGCGACGGATCCGAGGCGGGACCATGGCCGGACGATTTCCAGATAATCTTCCCGTCCTTGGCCGCAAAGCCCGGCACCGCCAACAGGATCAGGGCCAAGGCGACCGCAGCCAGAACAACCGCCGTTACTCCGGAGTGACAGATACGGATTCTCATGGTATTTACCTCCTCGTTCGTTAGGTGCGTCGGCAAATCCGCCACACAGGTTAAACCCTCAGGCAACAATCAAAGAACGGCCGGTACTGTTCTGAAAAAAACACTCACTGGACTCGGCCAGCCGTGAAATAGCGATTTGCCCCGAACAATGGGAGACCCCGAGCGCGCCCCGGACATGTCGATTCAGGTAATTGACGGAAATATCCAGCGCATGCCTGTCAGCCTCGATCAAATGTGTGCCGCCCAGTACCGCATAGATGGGCCGCCGGAGTCTGGCGACTACGCTATCCAGCATGTTTTTCATACCGGGATGGGAGCAGCCGAGAATCACAATCAGCCCCTTGGGCGAGTCGAGGGCCAAGAGAAGTTCATCGGTGAACGGATCGGGGTAAAAAACGCCGTCGCGCAATACCTTGAAACGCGGATTGATCACTTCATCGGCATGCCGGCGCGAGAAATCGGTCAGCAGGAAAATGCCAGGTTTCAATTCATAGAGAGGCTGATCAAGAAATTGGTAGGAGATCAGATGTTTATTGAGGAAGAGTTCGTCGAAACTATTCCCGAGGTATTCATAAGAGCCGTCCCGGTAGCCGTATTTCTCATCG
This genomic window from Pelobacter seleniigenes DSM 18267 contains:
- a CDS encoding TRAP transporter small permease subunit; its protein translation is MTVLIKILHGIDWLSEKSGQVGKWFALLLVLVGSFETISRHFFDAPTIWAYDSMCMAGGVIYLLGASYNYLHDAHTRVDLFYMRGSRRTKALIDMICALILFFPLMIIMFKLAVVWAVKAWRIHEVMFNSFWYPPAAPYRTVFALGLLLLILQALAKFIRDFYLVVRGEDID
- a CDS encoding NADH peroxidase, which produces MKRFVCTICGYVHEGDCAPAECPQCKAPAAKFTAQDAGAALQWADEHRIGVAKDVDPEIIEGLKMNFTGECTEVGMYLAMSRQADREGYPEVAEAYKRIAWEEAEHAAKFAELLGDVLVADTQANLQARVDAEHGACTGKKQLATRAKELNLDAIHDTVHEMCKDEARHGAAFAGLLKRYFGK
- a CDS encoding TRAP transporter substrate-binding protein produces the protein MRIRICHSGVTAVVLAAVALALILLAVPGFAAKDGKIIWKSSGHGPASDPSQIFHDKLCQAITKATGGRLTVKPFVGGSIVPAYKEVDAIDQGVLQMGYTCPMYNLDKWPAAGLISSRPGGLPGEALRTWFDYGGGAELMNKMMDGYNVMTFPGALAPLPEEVFFHSKVKIESLADIKGLKARCMGDGGEILKRMGAATVIIPGGQLYEAMQRGTIDAFEYSTLASNWNMHFNEVAPYVYLSPSRAPSDPQVIFVNKDAWNQLPEDLQTIVQAVVAKFTQDQHQYLVSESIKAVDKFRGAGNQVYKVPKEIEDALQAEADKFYAEKSKSEAPIFAEIYNSMKSFGEAYNAIK
- a CDS encoding TRAP transporter large permease, producing MKTLIELSAEIVAFLMLGGVFILVLTGFPIAFVIGSVAFIVGNLVFGPTTTYHILYSRFYDLSLNYPYLAVPLFTFMGVILQHSGITKDLYESLYEVLGRLRGGLAIVTVVFGTILATCLGVIAASVTILTLIALGPMVTRGYDKPLAAGTIVASGTLGILIPPSIMLVVYGPQAGISIGQMFMGAVFPGLLLAFAYVTYVIVRCWLNPALGPALPADQLTPFSMQKVWRLLKSLVPPIFLILAVLGTIFSGIAPPTEAAAVGCLAAVLLAVGYGKFSIGLLKHASIETLRVSAFVVMIAALCYAFVGVFMSAGSGDVVSSLILAVPGGKWASFAMIMAIVFLLGLFIEWIGIVFIIVPIFSPILSELGFNPLWAGMMICINLQMAFQTPPMAMSIFVLKGTAAPELGLTMADIIRGVIPFVLIIMVVLFLCTLFPQIITWLPEKMIGPAH
- a CDS encoding alkaline phosphatase, which gives rise to MKRLKILLLASLLLLLGAGQLLAATPKYVFYFIGDGLGASQRQVAEYYAQQVAANPRLKLAMNQMPVVGINTTYSSDTLVTDSAAAGTALATGYKTNNGIISELPDGRVVKSLMEAAREQGWATGIATTTRLTHATPAVFAAHNISRDAENEIAADMADSGVDYLVGGGFRHFVKQGGAFKSKRKDSRDLVMEMADSGYQTFVGEQAAGSFLAYKPQANAKVFAALNYSHMPYELDRINAQDSQSPALSAMVEKGIEVLQSHHQPFFFMVEAGRIDHACHANDIAGSIYDTLALDDAVKVALKFYQQYPEETLIVLVGDHETGGLGLGFAKNYFLKMTAVQATKASIEDVMDKVYTGDVDAYLRIVAERFGLADMTPVEKQRLIAAAKQQDTGAKDAALYGSYSPTQVAVAHILSERANVEWTTFAHTGTQIPMGAVGVGAMQFMGFKDNTEIARTLADLLHFQLSDVQVAMAQ
- a CDS encoding MBL fold metallo-hydrolase, translating into MAVKITTLIENSTGEHHGLKAEHGLAFFIETEECRILFDTGQSGAFIENAHYLCKDLTTLDYVVLSHGHYDHSGGLIPLLDVARQFKLVLGQGFFDEKYGYRDGSYEYLGNSFDELFLNKHLISYQFLDQPLYELKPGIFLLTDFSRRHADEVINPRFKVLRDGVFYPDPFTDELLLALDSPKGLIVILGCSHPGMKNMLDSVVARLRRPIYAVLGGTHLIEADRHALDISVNYLNRHVRGALGVSHCSGQIAISRLAESSECFFQNSTGRSLIVA